In Lacerta agilis isolate rLacAgi1 chromosome 8, rLacAgi1.pri, whole genome shotgun sequence, one genomic interval encodes:
- the EDN2 gene encoding endothelin-2 gives MVNNPSCFFSLAITLCVLLEEGLGLPPAEPHLAAGNSRHLRTKRCSCLNWMDKECVYFCHLDIIWINTPGHSTPYGLGNTQRRRKRSLSRCECSHSKDSVCATFCHGKPWDFRKPRLTMNTGLLVKLLQSRSAKPGKTNF, from the exons ATGGTAAACAATCCCTCCTGTTTCTTTTCCCTTGCAATCACCCTTTGCGTCCTGCTGGAAGAAG GCCTGGGCCTCCCTCCGGCAGAGCCTCACCTGGCAGCAGGCAACAGCAGGCACCTGAGGACCAAGCGCTGTTCCTGCCTCAACTGGATGGACAAAGAGTGCGTTTACTTCTGTCACCTGGATATTATCTGGATCAACACGCCAGG CCACTCCACACCCTACGGTCTGGGTAATACACAAAGGCGTCGGAAGAGATCACTCAGCAGGTGCGAGTGCTCACATTCAAAGGACAGTGTCTGTGCGACCTTCTGCCATGGCAAGCCTTG GGATTTCAGAAAACCACGGCTTACCATGAACACGGGGCTGCTGGTGAAACTTCTCCAGAGCCGTAGTGCGAAGCCCGGCAAGACAAACTTCTGA